The following is a genomic window from Bacteroidales bacterium.
CCCCGTAAGAATATGACTTTTAATCCTGCTGAATCGATTGATTTTAATGGAAATACAGGCCCGTTCATTCAGTATACCTATACCAGGATTAAGTCTGTTTTCAGAAAGGCTGAGCAAACAGGTGTTCATTTTGATTCAGGAAAGTTGTCCGAAACAAAAGCAGGGGAGAAGGAGATTGATCTGATTAAGTTACTCAGAAAGTTCTCTGAAACGGTATCAGCTGCTGCCAATGATCAGAGCCCTGCATTAATAGCAAATTACTGTTATGATCTTGCAAGGGAGTATAACCAGTTCTACCACGATTTTTCAATTCTTGGTGAAACTGATCCTGATATCAGAAACTTCAGACTTGTATTGTCAAAAGTAACAAGTGAAATACTTTTTACGGGAATGTGGTTATTGGGAATTGAGATGCCGGAGAGAATGTGAGAAGTCGGAAGACTGAAGACGGAAGACGGAAGAAGAAAACTTCGGACTTCGGTCTCCGGTCTTCGGTCTCAGGTTTATTAGAAATGTATATAATTAAATATCATATGTTTGAAAATCTAAGTGAACGGCTGGAGAAATCCTTTAAACTATTAAAGGGACAGGGCAGGATATCTGAAATAAATATCGCTGAGACACTTAAGGAAGTACGTCGTGCACTTCTCGACGCTGATGTTAACTTCAAAATTGCAAAACAATTCACTGATACGGTTAAACAGAAGGCTCTGGGGCAGGAGGTACTGAAGTCGGTTAATCCATCTCAGATGATGGTAAAAATAGTCCACGATGAGCTTGTTGATCTCATGGGTGGAGATAAGACTGACATCAATATTAAGATCAATCCATCGGTGATTCTTATTGCCGGACTTCAGGGGTCAGGAAAAACAACCTTCAGCGGAAAACTTGCTAAATGGGTTAAAAGCAAAAGAAGTAAGAATCCGCTGCTTGTTGCCTGTGATGTTTACAGACCTGCTGCTATTGAGCAGTTGAAGATAATTGGTGCCCAGATAGAAGTTCCGGTATACACTGAAGATGGGAACCTCAATCCTGTTACTATTGCAAAAAATGCAATCAGGGAAGCTAAGCTGAAGGGACATGATCTGGTAATTATAGATACGGCAGGACGTCTGGCTATTGATGAGCAGATGATGAATGAGATTGCAGCAGTCAAAGCCGCTGTTTCACCTCATGAAATACTCTTTGTGGTAGATTCAATGACTGGTCAGGATGCTGTCAATACAGCAAAGGAATTCAACGACAGACTTGATTTTGATGGAGTTGTTTTGACAAAACTTGACGGTGATACAAGGGGAGGAGCTGCCTTATCAATAAAGTCGGTAGTTAATAAACCGATAAAATTTGTCAGCTCAGGAGAAAAAATGGATGCAATTGACATCTTTTATCCTGAAAGGATGGCTGACAGGATCCTTGGAATGGGTGATATAGTTTCTCTTGTTGAAAAAGCTCAGGAGCAATTTGACTCCGAGGAAGCTAGAAAACTCCAGAAAAAAATTGCTAAGGACCAGTTCGATTTTAACGATTTTATCGCGCAGATTCAGCAGATTAAGAAAATGGGTAATGTCAAGGACCTTATGGCTATGATTCCTGGTGTCGGCAAAGCTGTGAAAGATCTTGATATCGATGATAATGCGTTTAAGGGAATTGAAGCTATAATAAGAAGCATGACTCCTGAGGAAAGAATTAATCCTGTTGTACTTAATGGAAGCAGGCGCAAAAGAATTGCTCTGGGAAGCGGAACAAGCGTTCAGGAAGTTAATAAACTGCTGAAACAATTTGACGAGACAAGAAGGATGATGAAAATGATGACTAAACCTGGCAATGCAGCCAGACTTATGGGTAAAAAATAATCTCCTGATGTATATTACAATTGATGGTAAAAAAGTTGCAGCTGACATCAAGCTTGAAATTGCTGAAGAAGTCAGAAAAATTAAAGCTTCAGGTAACAAAGTTCCTCACCTGGCTGCTATTCTCGTTGGCAACAATGGCTCGAGTGAATCTTATGTTGCTCATAAAGTAAAGGATTGCGCAGAAGTTGGTTTCATGTCAACACTTATCCGTTTCGGGAATGAAGTCAGCGAGGATACCCTTCTTGCTAAGATCTCCGAACTTAATAATGATTCAGAAGTAGATGGTTTTATTGTTCAACTGCCTTTGCCCTCGCATATATCTGAAAATAAGGTAATTGAAGCAATTGATCCTCAGAAGGATGCAGATGGCTTTCATCCTGTTAATCTTGGAAAAATGGTAATCGGTCTGCCTTGTTTCTTACCGGCTACACCATTTGGCATTATTGAACTCATTAAGCGATATAAGATTGAAACATCAGGGAAATATTGTGTAGTAATCGGCAGAAGTAACATTGTGGGAAGGCCTGTAAGTATCCTGCTTTCCCAAAAAGGAATTGATTCAACCGTTACAGTTGTTCACAGCCGGACAAAAAATATTGCTGGTATTGTACGCCAGGCTGACATCATAATTGCTGCTATTGGATCTCCCGGGTTTGTTACCGCTGACATGGTAAAAGATGGTGCAGTAGTGATAGATGTTGGGACAACCAGAATTCCAAATTCTGAAACAAAATCAGGCTTTAAACTTGTGGGAGATGTTGATTTTGAGAATGTTGCAGGTAAATGTTCTTTTATTACACCTGTTCCCGGAGGAGTTGGTCCAATGACGAGAGTATCACTGCTACGGAATACCCTTATAGCAGCATCTAAGAAGCATCAATAATAAAACTAGATTATTCTCCCGGAAATTCTATTCCGGTGAAATACAGGTCAAATCCGCCTTTTCCACCTGGTCTGGACGATGAGAACATCAAAAAATAATTCGAAAAATCTGGATGATAACCGATTACCGGCCTGTATTCGTCTGATGAAGTATTTATGCCCGGACCAAGATTAATCGGAGCTCCCCATTTTCCCTTTTTGAAAAGAGAGTAGTACAAATCATATCCGCCAAGTCCGCCTGGTTTGTCTGATGCAAAAACCATTACTTTTCTGAAAATCATCGGACACTTATCGTTGCCTGTGCTGCTGACACTGTCTACTACTGTTGAACTGGCAAACTCTTTGTTAAACCATGTTGATATTTCCATCTCTGCAGGCCTGCTGTGGAGAAATATATCGAAGTTACCGTTTCTGTCTGAAGTAAAGTATGCAGAATCCTGATTACTGTCGAGACTAAAATATGCATCATCGGAAGCAGTATTAAAGATTTTTACAGGAGTGGGGCCTTCCACATCAGGAAGTATTGTTCCGTATAAGGGGCGGTTCCTCACATAATACAAGTCAAGATTGCCCTGTGTATTAACTGAAGAAAGGACCATGTATTCAAATCCGTCAATTGAACTGAAGAATCTGAAAGGTCCGAAATCGTTACCCGCTGTCTGGGCTTTGTTAATGAGCCTGTCGAGGAACGAATTGTTAAGCATACTGGCTTCCATTTCAAATGTACCGTTGGTCTGATCAAAAGTAAATGCCAGTCCTCCCTGTTCAAGGTCAAACTGCCCGCCTGAGCTCCTCCTGTTGCTTGAGAATATTATTGGTGAACTGCCTGAGAGTTGATACAAGCCAACATTATAATCATCGTAGGCTGTATTTAATTCCTTCAGATTCATTACTGTATCAGGAAATGTGCCTGTAGGAAATTTTACAGGATCCTCGGCTTTCTTGCAACCGCTCGAAATGCCTAGAAATATTAATATGCTGATTACAAGAGCTATATGTAAATTGAAATTCATTTTTTTCATATCCTGATAAGAATTATGATCTATACAAATATATTAATATAAAATGAAAAACCGGGAGATTCCCGGTTCTTCGAAGGTAGAATTTAGGTTAATTCTAGGGTAAATAGGGTATATTTTAATAATAGTTTTATCGTTACAGTAAATAGATGAGTTTTTTGCAGATGTGGTTGCGTTTGATGTATAAAAAAAAGTCAATAAGATATCAACATATTGTATTGTGTTGTAAAACAGGTGTTTATAAAAATATTAAAATGTTAATAATTGCTCTGGTATGTAAACCCCCTTAAAAAAATTAGTGTTAATTTTGTAGCCATATTTTGTGTGCTATGGAAGATGATAAGTATGGGTTTTCCTACGAGGATGAGGTAAAGCATGCCGTGCAGAAATTTGAGAGAATGAAGAAAAATAATGAAAGTTATTTTTTTGATGTTATTGAATTTGAGACTATTATTGATTATTATATTGAAAGCAATAATGCTTTGAAAGCATTTGAAGCCGCTACTCTGGCTTCCGAACAGCATCCCAACTCCGTATCATTACAATTAAGAAAGGCGCGTGTTTTACTTGATAAAGGCAGGGCTGTTGAAGCTCTAAGATTGTTGAAAAGACTTGAGAACATTGAACCTGGCAATCACGAGATTTATATTGCAAAGGGAACAGCTTTTGGCATGCTTGGCGACATAAATGGTGCCAAGAAAATGTTCGATTTCTCACTTACTCTTGACACAGATGACGTAGAGAACATACTTTTTGCCATCACCTCTGTGCTTCAGAATCTGAATTATTACGAACATCTTATACCATACATGCTTCGGCTGGTTGAGATGGAACCGGAATTCAAAGCTCATCTCTACGATCTTGCTTACGCATACGAGAAGATCGAGGATTTCGAGAACAGTATCATCTACTATCTCAAATATCTTGAAGAGGAACCATTTTCAGATAGTGCCTGGTATAATCTTGGCATAATTTATAACAAGATGGAGATGTTCGAGAAAGCCATGGAGGCTTATGATTATGCTCTTGCCATTAATTCGCAGAATACTTTTGCCCTTTTCAATAAAGGAAACATTCTCAGTAATACCGACAGATTTGCCGAGGCAATACCTGTGTACCACGAATACCTTGAAAACGAACCTGAAAGTTTCGAGGCAATGACTTATCTGGCAGAGTGTTATGAAAAGACTGGTGAGGTTACAATGGCCAGAAAATATTATCAGGAAGCGATAGAACTTGCTCCTGAATTTGCTGATCCATGGTTTGGACTCGGAATAGTAGCTCTCAACACGGGAAACACTGATGACAGCCTTATATTTTTCAGAAAAGCAGTACGTCTTGATGATGAAAATCCTGAGATCTGGTACCTGCTTGGAAAAGCTCATTATGCAAAAGGAGAAAAGAAGGCAGCCCTCAGATGTTTCAGAGAGGCTTTAAAGCTGGATGCCTATTACGATGAGGTCTGGGCCGATCTTGGAAAAATAATTCTGAAGGATGGTCTTGGTGAAAAAGCGTTGCCATATCTTGAACATGCATATAAGGTTACAGGCGATTTGCCAGGTATTAATTATCTGCTTGCTGCATTTTACCTTAATACCGGCAATGGCGAAAAAGCATATAAACACCTTTCAATAGCTATTGATCTTGATAAGGATTTATTCTCAGATTTTGAAGAAATTTTTCCGTCAGAACTTTATACAAAAAAAATTAAAAAGCTCCTGGAGGGCCTTTCAATTCTTCCTTAGTACTATTAATTCTTATACAATATGAAAATTATTCTTCCTTTTATACCTGAAAGACCCTCGAAGCCAAGAAATTCAGGTATCACGATGGTAATGGACAAAGGCCTCAGTGTCAGGGAAGCAGAAGACTTTATGTATGTGGGAAGCGAATATACCGATATGGTCAAACTTGGTTTTGGTACATCCCTGGTTACACCTGGTTTTGAGAAGAAAATTCAGATTTATAAGAAGGCCGGAGCTGTTCCTTACTTCGGAGGCACTCTCTTTGAAGCTTTTATTGTCAGGAACATGTTCAAAGAGTTCGTTGATTTTATCGATAAGAATGAAATAGACCTGGTTGAAGTCTCTGACGGATCTTACGACATAGATCATAATCAGAAACTTGAGTATATAAGTAAACTGGCTAAGAGAGGTACTGTGATCTCTGAAGTAGGTTCAAAAAAGAAAGATGTAATATATTCACCTGAGCAGTGGGTGGCAATGATGAAATCTGAACTTAATGCAGGGTCAGTTAAAGTGATTGCTGAAGCGAGGGAATCAGGAACAACAGGAATCTATAATGAAGACGGCTCAATTAACAATGAGATAATCAGTGGCATATCAGAACATGTAAAACTTGAAAATGTTATCTGGGAGGCTCCTCTGAAATCGCAACAGGCATGGTTCATTAAACATTTTGGGGCAAACGTTAATCTGGGCAATATTGCACCAAACGAAATCATCCCTCTTGAGACCCTTCGTCTTGGTCTGCGCGGTGATACTTTCTTTCAGTTCCTTCCGGAAAAACTAAAGCAATAACCAGCAATGAGGAAATTCGGACTCATTGGGTATCCATTGGGACATTCGTTTTCCAGGAAATATTTTACTGATAAGTTTCATAATGAGCATATTACTGATTGCTTATATGAAAATTTTCCATTGACCGACATCAGTCTGATAAAGGAGCTTCTTATGAATGAACCTGATCTGGCAGGTTTTAATGTCACAATCCCTTACAAAACTGAAATAATAAAATATCTCACCAATATCTCGCCTGAGGCCAATGAAATAGGGGCTGTTAACGTTGTAAAAATAAGCAGGAGCGGGGAAAAGA
Proteins encoded in this region:
- the ffh gene encoding signal recognition particle protein, translated to MFENLSERLEKSFKLLKGQGRISEINIAETLKEVRRALLDADVNFKIAKQFTDTVKQKALGQEVLKSVNPSQMMVKIVHDELVDLMGGDKTDINIKINPSVILIAGLQGSGKTTFSGKLAKWVKSKRSKNPLLVACDVYRPAAIEQLKIIGAQIEVPVYTEDGNLNPVTIAKNAIREAKLKGHDLVIIDTAGRLAIDEQMMNEIAAVKAAVSPHEILFVVDSMTGQDAVNTAKEFNDRLDFDGVVLTKLDGDTRGGAALSIKSVVNKPIKFVSSGEKMDAIDIFYPERMADRILGMGDIVSLVEKAQEQFDSEEARKLQKKIAKDQFDFNDFIAQIQQIKKMGNVKDLMAMIPGVGKAVKDLDIDDNAFKGIEAIIRSMTPEERINPVVLNGSRRKRIALGSGTSVQEVNKLLKQFDETRRMMKMMTKPGNAARLMGKK
- a CDS encoding tetratricopeptide repeat protein encodes the protein MEDDKYGFSYEDEVKHAVQKFERMKKNNESYFFDVIEFETIIDYYIESNNALKAFEAATLASEQHPNSVSLQLRKARVLLDKGRAVEALRLLKRLENIEPGNHEIYIAKGTAFGMLGDINGAKKMFDFSLTLDTDDVENILFAITSVLQNLNYYEHLIPYMLRLVEMEPEFKAHLYDLAYAYEKIEDFENSIIYYLKYLEEEPFSDSAWYNLGIIYNKMEMFEKAMEAYDYALAINSQNTFALFNKGNILSNTDRFAEAIPVYHEYLENEPESFEAMTYLAECYEKTGEVTMARKYYQEAIELAPEFADPWFGLGIVALNTGNTDDSLIFFRKAVRLDDENPEIWYLLGKAHYAKGEKKAALRCFREALKLDAYYDEVWADLGKIILKDGLGEKALPYLEHAYKVTGDLPGINYLLAAFYLNTGNGEKAYKHLSIAIDLDKDLFSDFEEIFPSELYTKKIKKLLEGLSILP
- a CDS encoding bifunctional 5,10-methylene-tetrahydrofolate dehydrogenase/5,10-methylene-tetrahydrofolate cyclohydrolase (catalyzes the formation of 5,10-methenyltetrahydrofolate from 5,10-methylenetetrahydrofolate and subsequent formation of 10-formyltetrahydrofolate from 5,10-methenyltetrahydrofolate); this encodes MYITIDGKKVAADIKLEIAEEVRKIKASGNKVPHLAAILVGNNGSSESYVAHKVKDCAEVGFMSTLIRFGNEVSEDTLLAKISELNNDSEVDGFIVQLPLPSHISENKVIEAIDPQKDADGFHPVNLGKMVIGLPCFLPATPFGIIELIKRYKIETSGKYCVVIGRSNIVGRPVSILLSQKGIDSTVTVVHSRTKNIAGIVRQADIIIAAIGSPGFVTADMVKDGAVVIDVGTTRIPNSETKSGFKLVGDVDFENVAGKCSFITPVPGGVGPMTRVSLLRNTLIAASKKHQ
- a CDS encoding phosphosulfolactate synthase produces the protein MKIILPFIPERPSKPRNSGITMVMDKGLSVREAEDFMYVGSEYTDMVKLGFGTSLVTPGFEKKIQIYKKAGAVPYFGGTLFEAFIVRNMFKEFVDFIDKNEIDLVEVSDGSYDIDHNQKLEYISKLAKRGTVISEVGSKKKDVIYSPEQWVAMMKSELNAGSVKVIAEARESGTTGIYNEDGSINNEIISGISEHVKLENVIWEAPLKSQQAWFIKHFGANVNLGNIAPNEIIPLETLRLGLRGDTFFQFLPEKLKQ
- a CDS encoding PD40 domain-containing protein, which produces MNFNLHIALVISILIFLGISSGCKKAEDPVKFPTGTFPDTVMNLKELNTAYDDYNVGLYQLSGSSPIIFSSNRRSSGGQFDLEQGGLAFTFDQTNGTFEMEASMLNNSFLDRLINKAQTAGNDFGPFRFFSSIDGFEYMVLSSVNTQGNLDLYYVRNRPLYGTILPDVEGPTPVKIFNTASDDAYFSLDSNQDSAYFTSDRNGNFDIFLHSRPAEMEISTWFNKEFASSTVVDSVSSTGNDKCPMIFRKVMVFASDKPGGLGGYDLYYSLFKKGKWGAPINLGPGINTSSDEYRPVIGYHPDFSNYFLMFSSSRPGGKGGFDLYFTGIEFPGE